The window GGCCGGAGTTAGGCGTGGGGGAGTTAGCAGGGGAGTGTGAGAATGGAGAGTACATCCATTCCACAGCATGTTGGAGAACTATTCGGATAGTCTGCAAGCTATCCCCGATATTCTGTGTGAAATCCTCGAGTAATCAGAGTAAGTCCGATGTCCGCACGGCCGTCGTGTCCAGTAGCGTTCGTGCTCAGGCGGCGAGGCCCATCGCTTCTATCTGCTCCTGGTACCGATTGCGGATGGTTACCTCGGTCACCTGCGCCACGTCCGCCACCTCGCGCTGGGTCTTCTTCTCGTTGCAGAGCAGCGAGGCGGCGTAGATGGCCGCGGCAGCGTAGCCCGTCGGGGATTTCCCCGACAGTAGGCCCTGCTCGGCGGTCTCGGTGATTATCTCCTCGGCCTTGCTCTTGACCTCCTCGGAGAGCTCGAGCTCCGAACAGAAGCGCGGGACGTACTGTTTGGGGTCGACCGGCTCCATCTCGAGACCGAGTTCCTGCGAGACGTAGCGGTAGGTCCGGCCGATCTCCTTTCGCTCGACGCGGGAGACATCGCTTATCTCCTCGAGCGAGCGGGGGATACCCTCCTGCCGGCAGGCGGCGTACAGGACGGCCGTGGCGACGCCCTCGATGGAGCGCCCGCGGATGAGGTCCTCGTCGAGACAGCGCCGATAGGTGACCGAGGCGACCTCGCGGACCGAGCGCGGGACGCCCAGCGCCGAAGCCATCCGGTCGACCTCGCTCAGCGCGAACTGGAGGTTGCGCTCGCCGGCGTCCTTGGTGCGGATGCGCTCCTGCCACTTGCGCAGCCGGTTCATCTGGGAGCGCTTCTCCGAGGAGATGGAGCGCCCATAGGCGTCCTTGTTCTTCCAGTCGATCTGGGTCGTCAGCCCCTTGTCGTGCATCGTCTGGGTCGTCGGGGCTCCGACGCGGGATTTCTGCTGGCGCTCGGAGTGGTTGAACGCGCGCCACTCCGGGCCGGGGTCGATCTGGTCCTCCTCGATGACCAGCCCGCAGTCCTCACAGATGAGTTCCCCCCGGTCGGCGCTCTTGACGACGCTCTCGGACGAACACTCCGGACAGGTCCGCGTACCCTCGGTCTGCTCCTCGGTCTGCTCCTCCGCCTCCCCCTCGTCGGCGCGGCTGCGCTCGCGCTGCCGTGTGGGCCGTGACATCGCGGTTAATCTTTGGCGCAGGGATACCACATAAATCCCGCGGCTATTCCCGGTTCTCGTAACTGAAATCGCTAGCCGTCGGGGACGCTACGGTCGCCTCACCGGAACCGATAAGTACGACGTTCGGGCACCTCCCGGCATGCCCGTTGTCGAGTGCGACCCGGCGGAGGCCCGCGAACGTCTCGAAGCTGCCGGTGTCGCCGTCGCGTCCGGGAACACCGACCACGAACTGTGGCGGGCCGAACACGGTGGCGCGACCGCCGTCGCCTACGAGGGGAAGGTCGTCGTGCAGGGTGGCTCGCCGGAGCGACTGGTCGGCCTCCTGCGGGGGGGTGGTGGCCGCGCCCACGTCTACTTCGACGGCGCCTGTCGCGGGAACCCCGGCCCCGCGGCCGCGGGCTACGCCATCGTGACCGGCAACGGCATCGCGGCCGAGGGCGGCGAGACCATCGGCCGGGCGACGAACAACCAGGCCGAGTACCACGCACTCATCACGGCACTGGAGGTCGCGGCCGATTTCGGCTTCGACGAGGTCCACGTCCGCGGAGATTCGGAACTCATCGTGAAGCAGGTGAAGGGCGCGTGGGACACGAACGACCCCGAACTGCGCGAGCTTCGGGTGCGAGCCCGGGAACTGCTCGACCGGTTCGACGAGTGGACCCTGGAACACGTTCCGCGGGAGATAAACGAGCGTGCCGACAAGTTGGCGAACGAAGCACTCGATGACGCCTGAGGACATCCACCCCGGCGAGACGGAGCACGAGGAGGACGCCGACGAGGGCACCGATGCCGACACGGCCGACACGGCCGACAGGGCGCCGGAGACCCTGCCGCGCGAGGTCGCCGACGAGGCCGAGCGTTTGACCCGGCTCGCCCGCGACGCCATCGACGAGAACGAGGCGGCCGCGTACCGCGAGCGCCGTGCCGACCTCCTGGCCGACCACGAGTACACGTCGCGTATCCGCGGCGAGAACACCGAGGAGACGCTCGTCCTGCACCCGTCGGAGTGGGTCGTGGACGGGAGTGTCCACCCCGACCGTATCGAGGATATCGACCGGGGTATCGAGGTTCCGCTGGAGGGCGCGGGGGACACCGAGGACTGGGACGCCGTCGACGAGCACAACGCGGCGGTGGCCCAGCAGGTGGCCGACGAGCACGGCGAGGTCCACGGCGCGAACGCGCGGGCGTTCGCGACCTTCATGAGCAACCACTACGCGCGCCCGGTCGAGGAGGCGACCGAGCGGATGCGCGAGGAGTTCCTGTCCGAGTACTTTCCCCGGAACGCGTGGCCCTCGGCGGACCAGCAGGCGGTCGTCGAGGCATCGCTGGAACTGGTCACCGAGGCGGCCGTGGAGTGAGAGCCGCAGTGCAGGTCGTTCCCGGCGCCGTGGAATCGGGTG of the Haloglomus salinum genome contains:
- a CDS encoding DUF7108 family protein; this encodes MTPEDIHPGETEHEEDADEGTDADTADTADRAPETLPREVADEAERLTRLARDAIDENEAAAYRERRADLLADHEYTSRIRGENTEETLVLHPSEWVVDGSVHPDRIEDIDRGIEVPLEGAGDTEDWDAVDEHNAAVAQQVADEHGEVHGANARAFATFMSNHYARPVEEATERMREEFLSEYFPRNAWPSADQQAVVEASLELVTEAAVE
- the rnhA gene encoding ribonuclease HI — encoded protein: MPVVECDPAEARERLEAAGVAVASGNTDHELWRAEHGGATAVAYEGKVVVQGGSPERLVGLLRGGGGRAHVYFDGACRGNPGPAAAGYAIVTGNGIAAEGGETIGRATNNQAEYHALITALEVAADFGFDEVHVRGDSELIVKQVKGAWDTNDPELRELRVRARELLDRFDEWTLEHVPREINERADKLANEALDDA
- a CDS encoding transcription initiation factor IIB; protein product: MSRPTRQRERSRADEGEAEEQTEEQTEGTRTCPECSSESVVKSADRGELICEDCGLVIEEDQIDPGPEWRAFNHSERQQKSRVGAPTTQTMHDKGLTTQIDWKNKDAYGRSISSEKRSQMNRLRKWQERIRTKDAGERNLQFALSEVDRMASALGVPRSVREVASVTYRRCLDEDLIRGRSIEGVATAVLYAACRQEGIPRSLEEISDVSRVERKEIGRTYRYVSQELGLEMEPVDPKQYVPRFCSELELSEEVKSKAEEIITETAEQGLLSGKSPTGYAAAAIYAASLLCNEKKTQREVADVAQVTEVTIRNRYQEQIEAMGLAA